From Prionailurus viverrinus isolate Anna chromosome B2, UM_Priviv_1.0, whole genome shotgun sequence, the proteins below share one genomic window:
- the CALHM5 gene encoding calcium homeostasis modulator protein 5 produces the protein MDAFQGILKFFLNQKTVIGYSFMALLTVGSERLFSLVAFKCPCSTENVVYGLVFLFAPAWVLLILGFFLNSKAMRLFTGCCVNPRKIFPKGHSCHFFYVLGQITLSSLVAPMMWLSVALLNGTFYECAMSGTKSSRLLGLICKGKPQECWDELYKVSCGKTSMAPTDNEELKLSLQAQSQILGWCLICSASFFSLLTTCYSRCRSKVSHLQLSFWKTYAQKEKEQLENTFLEYANKLSERNLKCFFENKRPDAFPMPTFAAWEAASELHSFHQSRQHYSTLHKVVEDGLEHSPEDDETTLVLVGTAHSV, from the exons ATGGATGCTTTTCAGgggattttaaaattcttcctcaACCAGAAAACTGTTATTGGCTACAGCTTCATGGCTCTGCTGACCGTGGGGAGCGAGCGTCTCTTTTCACTGGTGGCTTTTAAGTGTCCCTGCAGCACTGAGAATGTGGTCTATGGGCTGGTTTTCCTGTTTGCTCCTGCTTGGGTGTTACTGATCCTGGGATTCTTTCTGAACAGCAAGGCGATGAGGCTCTTCACCGGCTGCTGTGTGAATCCCAGGAAAATCTTCCCCAAAGGTCACAGCTGCCACTTCTTCTATGTCCTCGGCCAGATCACTCTGAGTTCATTGGTGGCTCCAATGATGTGGCTTTCTGTGGCTCTGCTCAATGGGACTTTTTATGAATGTGCCATGAGCGGGACCAAAAGTTCAAGACTCCTGGGACTGATTTGCAAGGGCAAGCCCCAGGAATGCTGGGATGAACTTTACAAAGTGTCTTGTGGCAAAACCAGCATGGCCCCCACGGACAACGAAGAACTGAAACTGTCCCTGCAAGCCCAGTCTCAG attCTAGGATGGTGCCTGATTTGTTCAGcgtctttcttctctctgctcaccACTTGCTATTCTCGCTGCCGATCTAAAGTCAGCCACCTGCAGCTGAGTTTTTGGAAGACGTATGCACAAAAGGAGAAGGAGCAGTTGGAGAATACATTCCTGGAGTATGCCAACAAGCTGAGTGAGCGAAACCTGAAGTGCTTTTTTGAAAACAAGAGGCCAGATGCCTTCCCCATGCCCACCTTTGCAGCCTGGGAGGCTGCCTCAGAGCTGCATTCTTTCCACCAAAGTCGGCAACACTACAGCACTCTGCATAAGGTGGTGGAGGATGGTCTGGAACATAGCCCTGAGGACGATGAGACCACACTGGTACTTGTGGGTACTGCGCACAGCGTGTAG